From the Salmo trutta chromosome 2, fSalTru1.1, whole genome shotgun sequence genome, one window contains:
- the LOC115156046 gene encoding protein Tob1 produces the protein MQLEIQVALNFIISYLYNKLPRRRVNIFGEELERQLKKKYEGHWYTDKPYKGSGYRCLHVGEKVDPVVEQAAKESGLDLDDVRDNLPQDLSVWIDPFEVSYQLGEKGPVKVLYVDDNNGSELDKEIKNSFNPEAQVFMPISDSIGTSSESSSPSPPFGQSAAISPSFMPRSTYPITFTTATFAATKFGSTKMKISGRNNNNGNGNKVARTSPTNDLGLNVNTLMKQKAVSTSMYSLYGLGQQQNASALSPNAKEFVFPCLQGQGSSGGVFPSLQGQGSSGGVFPSLQGQGSSGGVFPSLQGQGSSGGVFPSLQGQGSSGGVFPSLQGQGSSGGVFPSLQGQGSSGGVFPSLQGQGSSGGVFPSLQGQGSSGGMFPSESSLSLSPLQYNNAFDVFAAYGDLNNKSLNDGLNFNLSNMQYSKQQFQSVMAN, from the coding sequence ATGCAGCTTGAAATCCAAGTAGCACTTAACTTTATTATTTCCTATTTGTACAACAAACTCCCCAGACGGCGTGTGAACATCTTCGGGGAGGAGCTCGAGAGGCAGCTGAAGAAGAAGTACGAGGGCCACTGGTACACGGATAAGCCATACAAGGGCTCTGGGTACAGGTGCCTCCACGTAGGGGAGAAGGTGGACCCTGTGGTGGAGCAGGCAGCCAAGGAGAGTGGCCTGGACTTGGACGACGTCCGGGATAATCTCCCTCAGGACCTTAGTGTGTGGATTGACCCCTTCGAGGTGTCCTACCAGCTTGGCGAGAAGGGGCCGGTCAAGGTGCTGTATGTGGATGATAACAACGGGTCCGAGTTGGACAAGGAGATCAAGAACAGCTTCAACCCAGAGGCCCAGGTCTTCATGCCCATCAGTGACTCTATCGGGACCTCTTCTGAGTCCAGCTCTCCTTCACCCCCCTTCGGGCAATCTGCGGCCATTAGTCCCTCCTTCATGCCGCGCTCCACCTATCCTATAACCTTCACCACCGCCACCTTCGCCGCCACCAAGTTTGGCTCCACCAAGATGAAGATCTCCGGCCGCAACAACAACAACGGTAACGGCAACAAGGTGGCCCGCACCTCCCCAACCAACGACCTGGGGCTGAATGTGAACACCCTAATGAAGCAGAAAGCCGTTTCCACCTCTATGTACTCTCTGTACGGCCTGGGCCAGCAGCAGAATGCCTCTGCACTCTCTCCTAATGCTAAGGAGTTTGTGTTTCCCTGCCTCCAGGGCCAGGGGAGCTCCGGTGGCGTGTTCCCCAGCCTCCAGGGCCAGGGGAGCTCCGGTGGCGTGTTCCCCAGCCTCCAGGGCCAGGGGAGCTCCGGTGGCGTGTTCCCCAGCCTCCAGGGCCAGGGGAGCTCCGGTGGCGTGTTCCCCAGCCTCCAGGGCCAGGGGAGCTCCGGTGGCGTGTTCCCCAGCCTCCAGGGCCAGGGGAGCTCCGGTGGCGTGTTCCCCAGCCTCCAGGGCCAGGGGAGCTCCGGTGGCGTGTTCCCCAGCCTCCAGGGCCAGGGGAGCTCCGGTGGCGTGTTCCCCAGCCTCCAGGGTCAGGGGAGCTCCGGTGGCATGTTCCCCAGCGAAAGCTCTCTCAGCCTCAGCCCGCTGCAGTACAACAATGCCTTTGACGTGTTTGCGGCCTACGGAGATCTCAACAACAAGTCCCTCAATGATGGGCTGAATTTCAACCTCAGCAACATGCAGTATTCCAAGCAGCAATTCCAGTCGGTCATGGCCAACTAA